A genomic segment from Triticum dicoccoides isolate Atlit2015 ecotype Zavitan chromosome 1A, WEW_v2.0, whole genome shotgun sequence encodes:
- the LOC119290876 gene encoding putative expansin-A30, whose translation MASAASKSAAVLVLLVSLAGVATTVDARFRAMQWTPAHATFYGDEATAETMGGACGYDITAGYGADTAALSSTLFLDGYGCGTCYQIRCVGATACYRGSPVITVTATNLCPPNWAQDTNNGGWCNPPRTHFDLAIPAFKKMADWHAGIVPVMYRRVPCMRKGGIRFAFQGNPHWLLVYVTNVGGAGDVGEMWVKGNGGMGWLRMSHNWGASYQAFGQLGGQALSFKLTSYTTGLTIVAADAAPASWSIGLTYQARANFK comes from the exons ATGGCTTCTGCTGCGTCCAAGTCCGCGGCCGTCTTGGTCCTCCTCGTCTCCCTTGCCGGCGTGGCCACCACCGTGGACGCCAGGTTCAGGGCCATGCAGTGGACTCCCGCCCACGCTACGTTCTACGGCGACGAGGCCACAGCCGAGACGATGG GCGGGGCATGCGGGTACGACATCACGGCGGGGTACGGCGCGGACACGGCGGCGCTGAGCTCGACGCTGTTCCTGGACGGCTACGGGTGCGGGACGTGCTACCAGATCCGGTGCGTCGGAGCTACGGCCTGTTACAGGGGCTCGCCGGTGATCACGGTGACCGCGACCAACCTGTGCCCGCCCAACTGGGCGCAGGACACCAACAACGGCGGCTGGTGCAACCCACCGCGCACCCACTTCGACCTCGCCATCCCGGCCTTCAAGAAGATGGCCGACTGGCATGCGGGCATCGTCCCCGTCATGTACCGCAGGGTGCCGTGCATGCGCAAGGGCGGGATCCGGTTCGCGTTCCAGGGCAACCCGCACTGGCTGTTGGTGTACGTCACCAACGTCGGCGGCGCCGGCGACGTCGGGGAGATGTGGGTGAAGGGCAATGGCGGCATGGGGTGGCTGCGCATGAGCCACAACTGGGGCGCCTCGTACCAGGCGTTCGGGCAGCTCGGCGGCCAGGCGCTGAGCTTCAAGCTCACCTCCTACACCACCGGGCTGACcatcgtcgccgccgacgccgcgcCGGCGAGCTGGAGCATCGGGCTCACGTACCAGGCTCGCGCCAACTTCAAATAG